The Candidatus Methylomirabilota bacterium genome includes a region encoding these proteins:
- a CDS encoding ribonuclease HII — MKGIEAAIRRKGFRRLAGVDEAGRGALAGPVVAAAVILRGGRPIPGVTDSKRLSQKRRELLYKRIAEEALAVGVGIVEVVTIEVRNILQATLLAMERAVADLRVSPHGILVDGLAVPHVNVPAFPVPGGDLECPSISAASIVAKVSRDRIMATYHQKYPTYGFDQHKGYGTAAHLRFIAEHGASPIHRKTFSPLRQMSLPVATPGR; from the coding sequence ATGAAGGGAATCGAGGCGGCGATCCGCCGAAAAGGGTTCCGGCGGCTGGCGGGGGTAGACGAGGCCGGGCGCGGGGCGTTGGCGGGGCCGGTGGTCGCGGCGGCGGTCATCCTCAGGGGCGGCCGGCCAATCCCTGGTGTGACCGACTCCAAGCGACTGAGTCAGAAGCGCCGCGAATTGCTGTACAAACGGATTGCGGAAGAGGCTCTAGCGGTCGGCGTGGGGATCGTGGAGGTTGTCACCATTGAGGTACGGAATATTCTGCAGGCTACCCTGCTCGCCATGGAACGGGCAGTTGCGGATCTTCGGGTCTCACCCCACGGGATCCTGGTGGATGGTCTGGCGGTCCCCCACGTGAACGTTCCCGCCTTTCCCGTTCCTGGAGGGGATCTCGAGTGTCCTTCGATCAGTGCTGCCTCCATTGTCGCCAAGGTGAGCCGGGATCGGATCATGGCGACCTACCACCAAAAGTATCCAACCTACGGCTTTGATCAGCACAAGGGATACGGTACCGCTGCACATCTTCGGTTCATTGCTGAACATGGCGCGAGCCCCATTCATCGAAAGACCTTCAGTCCACTCCGGCAGATGTCACTGCCCGTGGCCACACCGGGGAGGTAA
- the rplS gene encoding 50S ribosomal protein L19 — MRSVEAPHLRTDIPEFGPGDTVRVYVKVREGEKERLQAFEGVILRRRAAGLGSTFTVRKVSYGVGVERTFLLHSPMVERIERLRAGRVRRAKLYYLREKRGKAARIREKRTR; from the coding sequence ATGAGGTCGGTAGAAGCCCCACACTTGCGCACCGATATTCCGGAATTCGGACCTGGGGACACCGTCCGGGTCTATGTCAAGGTTCGGGAGGGGGAGAAAGAGCGGCTCCAGGCCTTCGAGGGGGTGATTCTCCGGCGGCGGGCGGCGGGCCTCGGGTCTACCTTTACCGTCCGGAAGGTCAGCTACGGGGTCGGGGTGGAACGCACGTTTCTGCTGCACTCCCCCATGGTCGAACGGATCGAGCGCCTTCGGGCCGGCCGCGTGCGCCGGGCCAAGCTGTACTACCTCCGAGAGAAGCGGGGGAAGGCCGCACGCATTCGCGAGAAGCGGACCAGATGA